Proteins co-encoded in one Microcebus murinus isolate Inina chromosome 5, M.murinus_Inina_mat1.0, whole genome shotgun sequence genomic window:
- the BAK1 gene encoding bcl-2 homologous antagonist/killer isoform X1 produces MASGQGPGPPWQGCREAAPPPTSEEQVARDTEEVFRSYVFYRHQQEQEAEGAAALADPEMDTLPLEPSSTTGQVGRQLAIIGDNINRRYDSEFQAMLEHLQPTAENAYEYFTKIATSLFESGINWGRVVALLGFGYRLALHVYQRGLTGFLGQVTRFVADFMLHHCIARWIAQRGGWVAALDLGNGPIRNVLVVLAVVLLGQFVVRRFFNS; encoded by the exons ATGGCATCCGGGCAAGGCCCAGGTCCTCCCTGGCAGGGGTGCAGAGAGGCTGCCCCGCCTCCCACTTCTG AGGAGCAGGTAGCCCGGGACACAGAGGAGGTTTTCCGCAGCTACGTTTTTTACCGCCATCAGCAGGAGCAGGAGGCCGAGGGGGCAGCTGCCCTCGCTGACCCAGAGATGGACACCTTGCCCCTAGAGCCTAGCAG CACCACGGGGCAGGTGGGTCGACAGCTCGCCATCATCGGGGACAACATCAACCGGCGCTATGACTCAGAGTTCCAGGCCATGCTGGAGCACCTGCAGCCCACAGCAGAGAACGCCTATGAGTACTTCACCAAGATCGCCACGAG CCTGTTTGAGAGTGGCATAAACTGGGGTCGTGTGGTGGCTCTCCTGGGCTTTGGCTACCGCCTGGCTCTGCACGTCTACCAGCGCGGCCTGACCGGCTTCCTGGGCCAGGTGACCCGCTTCGTGGCCGACTTCATGCTGCATCACTGCATCGCCCGGTGGATCGCACAGAGGGGCGGCTGG GTGGCAGCCCTGGACTTGGGCAATGGCCCCATCCGGAACGTGCTGGTGGTTCTGGCCGTGGTTCTGTTGGGCCAGTTTGTGGTACGAAGATTCTTCAACTCATGA
- the BAK1 gene encoding bcl-2 homologous antagonist/killer isoform X2 — MDTLPLEPSSTTGQVGRQLAIIGDNINRRYDSEFQAMLEHLQPTAENAYEYFTKIATSLFESGINWGRVVALLGFGYRLALHVYQRGLTGFLGQVTRFVADFMLHHCIARWIAQRGGWVAALDLGNGPIRNVLVVLAVVLLGQFVVRRFFNS, encoded by the exons ATGGACACCTTGCCCCTAGAGCCTAGCAG CACCACGGGGCAGGTGGGTCGACAGCTCGCCATCATCGGGGACAACATCAACCGGCGCTATGACTCAGAGTTCCAGGCCATGCTGGAGCACCTGCAGCCCACAGCAGAGAACGCCTATGAGTACTTCACCAAGATCGCCACGAG CCTGTTTGAGAGTGGCATAAACTGGGGTCGTGTGGTGGCTCTCCTGGGCTTTGGCTACCGCCTGGCTCTGCACGTCTACCAGCGCGGCCTGACCGGCTTCCTGGGCCAGGTGACCCGCTTCGTGGCCGACTTCATGCTGCATCACTGCATCGCCCGGTGGATCGCACAGAGGGGCGGCTGG GTGGCAGCCCTGGACTTGGGCAATGGCCCCATCCGGAACGTGCTGGTGGTTCTGGCCGTGGTTCTGTTGGGCCAGTTTGTGGTACGAAGATTCTTCAACTCATGA